A stretch of Triticum aestivum cultivar Chinese Spring chromosome 1D, IWGSC CS RefSeq v2.1, whole genome shotgun sequence DNA encodes these proteins:
- the LOC543002 gene encoding probable glutathione S-transferase GSTF1, which translates to MAPVKVFGPAMSTNVARVLVCLEEVGAEYEVVDIDFKAMEHKSPEHLVRNPFGQIPAFQDGDLLLFESRAIARYVLRKYKKNEVDLLREGDLKEAAMVDVWTEVDAHTYNPAISPIVYECLINPLMRGLPTNQTVVDESLEKLKKVLEVYEARLSKHDYLAGDFVSFADLNHFPYTFYFMATPHAALFDSYPHVKAWWERIMARPAVKKLAAQMVPKKP; encoded by the exons ATGGCGCCGGTGAAGGTGTTCGGGCCGGCGATGTCGACCAACGTGGCCCGGGTGCTGGTGTGCCTGGAGGAGGTCGGCGCCGAGTACGAGGTGGTCGACATCGATTTCAAGGCCATGGAGCACAAGAGCCCCGAGCATCTCGTCAGAAAC CCGTTCGGCCAAATCCCTGCCTTCCAGGATGGGGATCTGCTTCTCTTCG AGTCACGCGCAATTGCGAGGTACGTGCTCCGCAAGTACAAGAAGAACGAAGTGGACCTGCTGAGGGAAGGCGACCTCAAGGAGGCGGCGATGGTGGACGTATGGACGGAGGTGGACGCGCACACCTACAACCCGGCCATCTCGCCGATCGTGTACGAGTGCCTCATCAACCCGCTCATGCGCGGCCTGCCGACCAACCAAACGGTGGTGGACGAGAGCCTGGAGAAGCTCAAGAAGGTGCTGGAGGTCTACGAGGCGCGCCTGTCCAAGCACGACTACCTCGCCGGGGACTTCGTCAGCTTCGCGGACCTCAACCACTTCCCCTACACCTTCTACTTCATGGCCACGCCGCACGCGGCCCTCTTCGACTCGTACCCGCACGTCAAGGCCTGGTGGGAGAGGATCATGGCGAGGCCGGCCGTGAAGAAGCTCGCCGCGCAGATGGTTCCCAAGAAGCCGTGA